From the genome of Aliarcobacter lanthieri:
AATTTAAACAAACTTTAAAGATTTATATATTACGATATTCATTATTAATATAAAGGGGTGGGAGATGTGTAGTAATATAATTTTAGGGAATAGGTTAAATCAGAAAAGTTCACAAGAAATTTTTACAAATCTTATTGAAAGTAATAGTTGGGATATTCTTATTAAGATGTTTTCCTTAAACATTTTAGATATAAATAGTAGAGATTTTAATGGTAGAAATGCTTTATATTGGGCAATATTACAGAATAAAACTGATGTAATAAAAGCTTTAGTTGATTTAAGAATAAACCTTTATGTAAGTCCAAATTTATTAGCAATGAATTTTGCAGTTTATCTTGATAATGTTAAAGTTTTAAGATGTTTAAAAAATTGTGGTTTAAATATAGATATGATAGATGAAATTAATTCAACTCCACTTATATATGCACTTTTATATAAAAAACAAAATAGTATAAAATTTTTAATAAGCAATGGAGCAAATTTAGAACATGAAGATTTTATGGGAAATTGTGCAAAAAATTTAGTTTGATTTTTATATACAAATTAAATTCAAAATTTTTTCTTGATTTTTGCAAAAATTACCATTTTTTTCTATTAAAAGTAAATCTCTAGCAACCCCTTTTGAAGTAGTTAGTGTTGAACTTTCTACTTCTATCCCAAAATCATCAAAAACTTTTGCAATATAAGCAAATAAACCTTGTTGAACTTTTGTTTTTATTTTCATAGAAGCTATACCTTCACTATGATCACAATCTATTTTTATATTTTGTCTATGAATAATCGGTTTTTTTAGTGTTATAGTTTTACTCATATCAAAAGATTCATTTATAATCTCTTCTATTAAATATAATTCTTCATCTAAGGCTTTTTTTGAAAAAGATATTTCAAATATCTTTTTCTCATCATATAACTTGAAGATATTCATACTATTCATATCTAGATATTTAAGTTTTCCTAGTAAATATCCTAAATTTAATGGTATCTTTCTAGTAATTCTAATTTTTAAATAGCTTTCATTAATAATTTCAAAGGTATAAGTTGATACATCTTTTGCTTTAATTGCTATATCTAAGATATCACTACTTTTAAGCCTTAAAAATATTTGAGTTGAAGATATTTGTGATATTTTTCTTTTTAAAGTGTTTGGTAGATCTTGATAATTTGTTAAAGTTTTTATACGATTCAATTTTGATACTCGTGTAATACTTGCACGTATAAGTTCTGGATCTTTAAAAGCTAGAATACTTTTTTTATATAAAACTTTTAGAAGTTCTGATGTTGAATTATTAAAAAGATATTTATTAACTGCACAAATATCACAATATGTAAGAATATATAAAATCTTTATTTCATTAATATTTTTAAAAAGTCCTATGAAATTTAAAATAGTTTTTTGAGAGTATATATCTTCATTCATTGATATTCGTGACATTTGATCATGATATCTTATAATATTTGCACCAGTTTTTATAAGTTCTTCTTCAAAGCCAAAATTTTTCATAATATTTTTAAAAATATTTTCTCCAATAATATGATGATCTTTTCTTCTTCCTTTACCAAAATCATGAAATAATGCTACAAGTCTTGTTATTATTTTTTCATCTTTATTTAAATTAATATAAATATCTTTGATGAATTCATCTTCTATTTGTGAAACAAATTTTAAAGTTTGTAAGGAATGAATATCAACAGGATGTCTATGATATCCATCAAATTGTGCTAAATTTAGGATTCTTTTAAAATTTGGGATTAAAATATTGATAAGTTCACTATTATAAAAAAGTTTTAATATAGCATATAAATTTTCATTTGATAGTATATTCTTTATATCTTTTTTAATTGATTGATTAATTTTTTTTGGTATTTTTGTTTGACTAGCAAAGTATACATAGGATCTATCAAATCCATTTACACTTTGTGGAAAACTTAAAATCTCTTTCAATAAACTTGATAGTTTTATAGCCTTTCTATTAAAAGAACAATAAAGTCTACTTTCTATGATATAGATACCTTTTTTATATCTATTACTTTTTAAATTTTTTAAATTTTCTTTTTCAAAAAAGATAGATTTTACAAATTTTGAACTCATATTTGAGTGAAAATTGTGAACTATATGAAGAGATAAAAATATTTTATACATACACTCAAATTCATTTTTAAAATTAAGTTTTTTGCTAAATTCAGGAAGAATATCAAAAGTTATAGTATCAACCTTCTTTTTATTAATTGTATGTAATGTATTACGTGCTTGAAATATAAAATCCAAGGCTTGTGTAAATTTTTTATATTCATTTAAATTAAATTTAATCCCTACTAATTCTTTTGCTTTTTGTACATCATAAACTACATTTAATATCCAAAAAAGCATATTTGCTTCTCTTATCCCACCATATCCTTCTTTTAAATTAACTTGCATATCTAAAGGGTATTTTTTTAATCTTTTTGTATGAGTTGTAAGCTGTTCTAGAATAAATTTCTTTTTATCTATTTGCCTAAGATTGCTTACAAAAAGTTCAAAATCTTGATAAATTCTTTTTGAGCCAAAAATATGTCTTGATTCTAAAAGAGAAGTTTTGATTGTGATATCATCTGCTGCTAAGTCATAAAGTTCTTCTATCTCACTAATATTTACAACTCTTAAACCCAATTTTAAACCACAATCCCATGCAAAAGCAACAAACTTTTCTATAATCTGCGCAATATCATAAGAGTTACTATTTTTATATAAAATCATAATATCTATATCGGAATGTAAACATAATTCAACTCTAGCATAAGAGCCTAAAGCAATAAAACTTACAAAACGATTTATTGTAATATTAGAACTTATATAAGAAAATATTTGAAACAAAAATTTATCAATATTTTTTGTATGTTTTTTAAAAAATAGTCTACTATCATCAGTATTTGCACTTTTTAAGTAATCCAGATAAGTTTTTTTAAATATTTTTGAAGTATCGAAGCTATTTTCACTAAAATCATTTAAGTGAAAATTTTTAATCATTTTTTTGAAATCTCTATATCAAACTCAGAAATCATATTTTCTGCTAGTCTATCTAAATTTGATTTGTCACTTTTATTTTGTACATCAAAAGATATATTTAAAATGTTTTTATGATATCTTTGTAAAAAATTTAAAATATTTGGTGACTTCTTGTATGGGTTATTTATAGAAGCACCTAATTCAATCATCTCTAAAACGACACTTCTTTTACCCATAAATGCAGCATAATTTATAGGTTTTACACCAAAAGAATCTGCTTGGTTTAATATTTCACCATTATATGTAGCAATAAGTTTTATAAACTGTTCTTTATCTTTAAAAATCATTGTATGTATGATATTTCTACCTTTTTCATCTACAAAAGTACAGTCAACTCTAAGATTAAGAAGAAGTTTTACTATATCTTCTTTATCATTTAATATTGAAAACTCTAGAGTAGTCATCCCTTTATCATTTCGACTATTTACATCCACTCCCGCATTTATAAGATTTTTTAAAGTAACTAATAGAACTCTTCTATCCTCATACTTTTTTATTAAATCTTGTTCTAAAAGTCTAAAAACAATATTATCACCACTTATATCTTTTGAGTTTAAATTTATATTTTTTGTTCTTAAAATTTTAAATAAAGATATATTGAAATTTAATAAAGGTGGAAAAAATAGTGGTTCATCTTTTGAATTCAAACTATTAATGTTTATAGTATAGTTTTTTATTAATAACTCTAAAATATCTTTATATTGAGCAGTTGATACTAAACTATCTTTATAGATATCTTCTAAAAATAAATTGTTGTCAATATGTAAAATTATATCTATTAAAACTTCAATTACTGATTTTCCTTGTTTATTTTTATAATCTAGTTTAGCACCTTTTTCAATATATAGCTTAATTAAATCATAGTTTTCTATTCCACTTAAAACTAAAATCGATAATACTGTAAGACCATCGATATTTTGCCTGTTTAAATTTAATTTTTCTAAATTATTTAATAGATAATGTATTAAATCTCTATCAAAACTTCTTGTAATATTAAAAAATATAGTTTCATTTTTATTATCTATTGCTTGAACATTTATATTTAGATGAACTAATTCTTTTATAAGTTCAGCTTGAGAGTCTCTTTTTGAAGTATTGCAAATCTGTAAAAAGTGTTCAACTGCTTTCATTAAAATATTTTTATTTTCACTATTTTTTATATTTAAATTAAAATTTAGTTCACTTGCTCTTTTGATAAAGTTAATTCCAGAAATACCTCTTGTAATAATATAAAATAGGTAACTTTGTTGAGACCCATTTACTATAGTTGGATCAGCACCTTGGTTTAATAAATATAAAGCTAAATCAATATTTTTTAAAGAATTTCCTAAATGTAAAATAGTATCACCATTGCTATTCTTATGGTTTATATCAATCTTTTTTAAAGAGATTATCTTTTTAATTATATTTATATTTCCATTTATAATTGCATCAAATAAGACATTGTTCCCATTGTTATCACAATTAGTAAGCATAGTAGATTTTTGTATTAGAAATCTAATAACTGTATTATTTGAGTTATGAATTGATTCTTGGAGAACGGTTCTATTTTTATTATTTAGATGATTTAGATTAGCTCCAAAGTCTATTAGTGTTTCTAAAATCTTAGTATCTCTTGAATAGATTGCATAAAAAATTGCACTTTCTTTTAAGTTATTTTCAAGTTCCAAATTAATTTTATTTTCTAACAACCATAAACAAGAATTATATAAGTCTTTTTTACAGCAAGAAATTAGTATTGGTTCATTATTATAAGTTAAAGAGTTTAAATCTATATTAGATTTTGTATAGATTTTATTTATATATTCTATATTAAATTGAGGATTTATTAGCTCTTTTATTAGGTCTTCATTTGAATATTTATTGAAACTAGTTAACAATCCTAACATCTTTACTTCTACTTTAAATTAAATTATAAAATATTATATAATAAACTAAATAATTTTTATGTTAATTAAAAGATACAATCAATTAATGTTACTTATTTACTCAATAAAATATCATAAAATATTAAATTTAACAATTTAAGCATAAGATAAGAATAATTTTAACTTTATTTAATTTTTTTTTGATATAATTTTTGCGTCCAGCGCTGGAGACTTTAATCTCTAAAAGGACTACTTTATGGAAACAATGTCTGATATGTCATATATTATTGACACACTCTACGTACTGTTTGCAATGACTTTAGTTGTTTTTATGTATCCTGGCTTTGCTATGTTAGAAGCGGGAATTGTTAGAACAAAAAATGTTACTGCTGTCTTAGTTATAAATATTCTTATTTTTGCAATTGCATCATTGGGTTTTGTATTAGTTGGTTATACAGTAGCTTTTGGCGAAGGTTTAAATGATCAAACTATAAATTATGCAACTGTTTTATTTCAAATGGCTTTCGTTGGAAAAGCAATGAATGTTATGAGTGGTGGTATTAGTGAAAGAGCTAGGGTTGTACCTCTAGCAATATTTACACTAATTATGGGGACAATTTTATATCCATTAGTAGTTAATTTAACATGGGGAACAAACTTCTTAAAAGATACTATCTTAGATATATCATCTATGCATGATTTAGCTGGATCAACAATTATTCATAGTACTGGTGGTTGGGCTTTACTCGCTGCTTTATTAATAATTGGTGCAAGAACAGGAAGATATACTAAAGATGGTGGAATTAGAGTAATACCAGCTTCAAATATACCTTTAGTAACTTTAGGTGCTTTATTATTATGGATTGGTTGGTTTGGATTTAATGGTGGAAGTGTAGGAACTATGGCAACTAAAGAAGATGCACATTTAGTATCATTAGTAATTTTAAATACAAACACAGCTGGTTTTGCAGGAGCAATAGCAGTAGCAATCATGATGTATGTAATGTACAGAAAATTTGATATCACTATGATATTAAATGGTGGATTAGGTGGATTAGTATCTATTACAGCAGGTGCAGATGTAATGGGTGTTTATTCTCCAATTTTAGTAGGTGCAATTGGTGGGGTGTTAGTTGTACTTGGAGTATTTATGTTTGATAAGTTAAGAATAGATGATCCTGTTGGAGCTTTATCTGTACACTTAATAAATGGAATATGGGGAACATTAGCTGTTGGGATTTTTGTTAGTGATATCTCATTTTTAGCTCAATTAAAAGGTGTTGTATTCGTTGGAGTTTTTGTCTTTGTAATATCTTTTGTACTATTATTTATTTTAAATAAAATTATACCTATAAGAACGAAAAAAGATGATGAATTACAAGGCTTAGATGTTGGAGAGTGCGGATTAGAAGCTTATCCAGAGTTTAAACGAGCATTCTAATATAATATTAGTTTAATAAACTTTTGTTAAAATAATTGAACTAAAGAAAGGATTGATCTTGAAAAAAATAGAAGCAATAGTAAAACCCTTCAAATTTGAAGAAGTTAAAGAAGCACTAGTTCAAATTGGAGTTGCAGGAATGACTGTGTCTGATGTGAAAGGATATGGAAGACAACAAGGGCATAGTGAGCTTTATAGAGGTGCTGAGTATGTTGTTGATTTTCTACCAAAAATTAAAATTGAGTTAATAGTTTCAGATGAAGATGTTGATTCTACAATTTCAGTAATTACTGAAGCAGCTAAAACTGGAAAAATTGGAGATGGAAAAATATTTGTTTCTCCAATAGAGAAAGTTATCAGAATAAGAACTGGTGAACAAGATGAGGAGGCTATTTAATGGCGAAAACATTTATTTTAAATGAACCATTAGATATGCACTTACATTTAAGAGATAACGACATGCTTAGGCTTGTCGCTCCTCTTACTTCTAAAACTTTTAGTGGTGCTTTAGTTATGCCAAATCTAGTTCCTCCAATTACAACTAAAGAAGCTTTGATATCATATAAAAATAGAATACTTGATTCATGTAATGGAGATAATTTTATTCCTTTTATGACTTTATTTTTCCAAAACAACTATAGTTTTGAATTTTTAGAAGATATAAAAGATGAGATAATAGGAATAAAATTATATCCAGCAGGAATTACTACAAACTCTGAAACAGGAGTTTCATCTATGGATATTGAAGTTTTAAGAACAACATTAGAATCTATGAGTAAATTAGGAATTCCACTATGTATTCATGGTGAAACAAATGGTTTTGTAATGGATAGAGAAAAAGAGTTTATGCCAATATATGAATCTATTGCTCAAGCTTTCCCAAATTTAAAAATTATTATGGAGCATATTACTACAAAAGATGCAGTTGAACTATTAGATAAATATGATAATCTTTTTGCAACTGTAACTTTACACCATTTACTAATAACTTTAGATGATGTCGCTGGTGGTATGTTGGCTCCGCATCTATTTTGTAAACCAATAGCAAAAACACCAGTTGATAGAACTGCACTTTTAAATGCAGCACTAAAAGCACACCCAAAACTTATGTTTGGAAGTGATAGTGCTCCTCACCCAAAACATAAAAAAGAGTGCTGTGGTTGTGCTGCTGGTGTTTTCACATCTCCTATTGCTCTTCAAGTATTAGTTGAACTTTTTGAAAAACATAATGCTTTAGAGAATTTGAATAATTTTGTATCAAATAATGCTAAAAAAATCTATAATTTAGATTTAAAATCAAAAACTATAAATCTAGTAAAAAAAGATTTTAATGTTCCAAATGAGTATAGATACAAAGATGAGGTAGTTGTTCCTATGTATGCAGGAGAAATACTCTCTTGGAGTTTAGAAGACTAAAAATAAAATTTGTTCTCGATAAAAAATATTGAGAACAAATTGAGTTAAAATTATCCTATAGGAATAGAACTGGATTTTCTTTCACTTAGAAGTTTTTTAATATTTTCAGCATTCTCTTTTGCTTTTTGTTCTCGTTCTTCTCTCATGATTCTAAGAGATTCAAGTGTCTCTTGTTGCTCTTTATCAAGATTTGATTTTAATTCTATAGCTTTTCTATTGTTTGATATTCCACAAGCAGCTGAAAATTTTTCTTTTTTATTTACATAAACTATAGCATCATTAGAAGTTGCATTTTTGTTAAATACTATTACATCTCCCTCTTTTAAATTTAAAATTTCTAGAGTTGTCATCTCAGTTTCAGCCATAATTGGTTCTATTTTCATTCTTGATCCAGAAATTAGAGTTTTAATATCTTGTTTACGGCTAAGTTTTTTATTTTTACCTTCACTAAAAATTTTATCAACAATTTTATTTAAAAGAGGTTCTATGTAAGAAATAGGGTAACAAATAGACAAGAATCCAGAGTCTTCGTCTATAGTTATTTCAAATACAACTAGTAGAACTATATCGTGGTCTGAAACAATTTGAATAGCATTTGCATTTGTATCACTAGATTCTATTCTAAAATTTAAACTAGAGACATCACTCCATGTTTTATATAAAATCTTAATAAACATTTTATAAAAATGTTCAAGAACTTTTATCTCAATTTCTGTAAGTTCTCTATCTAAATTATCCATAGTATTTACTGCCCCACTTCCAAGTAAATCAGCAATAACTTTATGAGAAATTGTAGGGTTACACTCTATTACTATTTTCCCATCAAGTGGTTTCATAGATAGTGTACTAAGTGAAGTCACTTGTGGAATTGATAAAATAAACTCTCCATAAGTCATCTGCTCAATAGATGTAAGTTTTACATCTACAACTTTTCTAAGCATAGAAGATAAATCATTTGTAAATTCTCTTAACATTTTATCATGCATTGTTGTAAGAGCTTTTAATTGATCAAGAGTTACTCTATTTGGTTTTTTAAAATCATAAATAGAGTAGTTTTTCTCTTTTGCTGTAAATTTATCAAGAGGATTAGTACCATCAAAATCATCACCTTGTTCAGCAATATCTAAAAGAGCATCAATTTCATCTTGACTTAAAAATTCTGCCATATTAACCTCTTAACTCAATATCAACATCAATAGCACCCATTTCTTTTATCATTTTTATAGTGTCTATTATCTCATTCATTGGAACTTTCATAACTTTCATAGAGCGAACAAGATCTGATATTGTAGGATCTTTTTTTGTATTTATCATCGCATTATTTATATCAATTACAGGTTTATTTGCAATTCTTACATCATCACCAATATCTTCACCTTTATTTACAGAAGGATTGTTCCAATTTTCTTCAGATAAATCAGATTTATTAATCCTGATTGTAAAAGTATCTCTTGCTATAGTAATAGGAGATATCACGACATCTCCTCCTGTTATTATAGATTCTCTATTTACATCTATAATTAATTTTTTTCTAAATGTTGAATCAAGTTCAATATTTTCAACCTTAGATATAAAACTAACTATTGACATGTTATTTGGTTTTATAACTTCAATAGTTCTTGTATCAATTGCAGTTGCTAATCTTTGACCAAAAGTTTCATTTATTTTTTTCTCTATTAAATCTGCATTCTTTGCAGAACTTTTTATTAAACTTAATTGAATAGATTTTTCATTTTGTAATTCATACTCTAATTCATTTTCAACAGTAGCACCTTCGTATATAAAACCAGTTGTTTTATTATTTGTATTTGCAGTTACTGTTCCTTGGGCTACAGCATAAACATTTCCATCAACGCCTTTTAGT
Proteins encoded in this window:
- a CDS encoding ammonium transporter: METMSDMSYIIDTLYVLFAMTLVVFMYPGFAMLEAGIVRTKNVTAVLVINILIFAIASLGFVLVGYTVAFGEGLNDQTINYATVLFQMAFVGKAMNVMSGGISERARVVPLAIFTLIMGTILYPLVVNLTWGTNFLKDTILDISSMHDLAGSTIIHSTGGWALLAALLIIGARTGRYTKDGGIRVIPASNIPLVTLGALLLWIGWFGFNGGSVGTMATKEDAHLVSLVILNTNTAGFAGAIAVAIMMYVMYRKFDITMILNGGLGGLVSITAGADVMGVYSPILVGAIGGVLVVLGVFMFDKLRIDDPVGALSVHLINGIWGTLAVGIFVSDISFLAQLKGVVFVGVFVFVISFVLLFILNKIIPIRTKKDDELQGLDVGECGLEAYPEFKRAF
- the fliM gene encoding flagellar motor switch protein FliM; the encoded protein is MAEFLSQDEIDALLDIAEQGDDFDGTNPLDKFTAKEKNYSIYDFKKPNRVTLDQLKALTTMHDKMLREFTNDLSSMLRKVVDVKLTSIEQMTYGEFILSIPQVTSLSTLSMKPLDGKIVIECNPTISHKVIADLLGSGAVNTMDNLDRELTEIEIKVLEHFYKMFIKILYKTWSDVSSLNFRIESSDTNANAIQIVSDHDIVLLVVFEITIDEDSGFLSICYPISYIEPLLNKIVDKIFSEGKNKKLSRKQDIKTLISGSRMKIEPIMAETEMTTLEILNLKEGDVIVFNKNATSNDAIVYVNKKEKFSAACGISNNRKAIELKSNLDKEQQETLESLRIMREEREQKAKENAENIKKLLSERKSSSIPIG
- the pyrC gene encoding dihydroorotase — protein: MAKTFILNEPLDMHLHLRDNDMLRLVAPLTSKTFSGALVMPNLVPPITTKEALISYKNRILDSCNGDNFIPFMTLFFQNNYSFEFLEDIKDEIIGIKLYPAGITTNSETGVSSMDIEVLRTTLESMSKLGIPLCIHGETNGFVMDREKEFMPIYESIAQAFPNLKIIMEHITTKDAVELLDKYDNLFATVTLHHLLITLDDVAGGMLAPHLFCKPIAKTPVDRTALLNAALKAHPKLMFGSDSAPHPKHKKECCGCAAGVFTSPIALQVLVELFEKHNALENLNNFVSNNAKKIYNLDLKSKTINLVKKDFNVPNEYRYKDEVVVPMYAGEILSWSLED
- a CDS encoding HD domain-containing protein; this encodes MIKNFHLNDFSENSFDTSKIFKKTYLDYLKSANTDDSRLFFKKHTKNIDKFLFQIFSYISSNITINRFVSFIALGSYARVELCLHSDIDIMILYKNSNSYDIAQIIEKFVAFAWDCGLKLGLRVVNISEIEELYDLAADDITIKTSLLESRHIFGSKRIYQDFELFVSNLRQIDKKKFILEQLTTHTKRLKKYPLDMQVNLKEGYGGIREANMLFWILNVVYDVQKAKELVGIKFNLNEYKKFTQALDFIFQARNTLHTINKKKVDTITFDILPEFSKKLNFKNEFECMYKIFLSLHIVHNFHSNMSSKFVKSIFFEKENLKNLKSNRYKKGIYIIESRLYCSFNRKAIKLSSLLKEILSFPQSVNGFDRSYVYFASQTKIPKKINQSIKKDIKNILSNENLYAILKLFYNSELINILIPNFKRILNLAQFDGYHRHPVDIHSLQTLKFVSQIEDEFIKDIYINLNKDEKIITRLVALFHDFGKGRRKDHHIIGENIFKNIMKNFGFEEELIKTGANIIRYHDQMSRISMNEDIYSQKTILNFIGLFKNINEIKILYILTYCDICAVNKYLFNNSTSELLKVLYKKSILAFKDPELIRASITRVSKLNRIKTLTNYQDLPNTLKRKISQISSTQIFLRLKSSDILDIAIKAKDVSTYTFEIINESYLKIRITRKIPLNLGYLLGKLKYLDMNSMNIFKLYDEKKIFEISFSKKALDEELYLIEEIINESFDMSKTITLKKPIIHRQNIKIDCDHSEGIASMKIKTKVQQGLFAYIAKVFDDFGIEVESSTLTTSKGVARDLLLIEKNGNFCKNQEKILNLICI
- a CDS encoding P-II family nitrogen regulator, which encodes MKKIEAIVKPFKFEEVKEALVQIGVAGMTVSDVKGYGRQQGHSELYRGAEYVVDFLPKIKIELIVSDEDVDSTISVITEAAKTGKIGDGKIFVSPIEKVIRIRTGEQDEEAI
- a CDS encoding ankyrin repeat domain-containing protein, yielding MCSNIILGNRLNQKSSQEIFTNLIESNSWDILIKMFSLNILDINSRDFNGRNALYWAILQNKTDVIKALVDLRINLYVSPNLLAMNFAVYLDNVKVLRCLKNCGLNIDMIDEINSTPLIYALLYKKQNSIKFLISNGANLEHEDFMGNCAKNLV
- a CDS encoding ankyrin repeat domain-containing protein; translation: MLGLLTSFNKYSNEDLIKELINPQFNIEYINKIYTKSNIDLNSLTYNNEPILISCCKKDLYNSCLWLLENKINLELENNLKESAIFYAIYSRDTKILETLIDFGANLNHLNNKNRTVLQESIHNSNNTVIRFLIQKSTMLTNCDNNGNNVLFDAIINGNINIIKKIISLKKIDINHKNSNGDTILHLGNSLKNIDLALYLLNQGADPTIVNGSQQSYLFYIITRGISGINFIKRASELNFNLNIKNSENKNILMKAVEHFLQICNTSKRDSQAELIKELVHLNINVQAIDNKNETIFFNITRSFDRDLIHYLLNNLEKLNLNRQNIDGLTVLSILVLSGIENYDLIKLYIEKGAKLDYKNKQGKSVIEVLIDIILHIDNNLFLEDIYKDSLVSTAQYKDILELLIKNYTININSLNSKDEPLFFPPLLNFNISLFKILRTKNINLNSKDISGDNIVFRLLEQDLIKKYEDRRVLLVTLKNLINAGVDVNSRNDKGMTTLEFSILNDKEDIVKLLLNLRVDCTFVDEKGRNIIHTMIFKDKEQFIKLIATYNGEILNQADSFGVKPINYAAFMGKRSVVLEMIELGASINNPYKKSPNILNFLQRYHKNILNISFDVQNKSDKSNLDRLAENMISEFDIEISKK
- a CDS encoding flagellar basal body P-ring protein FlgI; amino-acid sequence: MKIFIIISLLITSLFSQTIKDISNVIGIRDNQLIGYGLIVGLAGTGDKSKFTMQSLQNLLTNSYIKIPAGSINSKNIAAVMVTADLPPFSRQGDKIKVTVSTIGDSTSIDYGELLLTQLKGVDGNVYAVAQGTVTANTNNKTTGFIYEGATVENELEYELQNEKSIQLSLIKSSAKNADLIEKKINETFGQRLATAIDTRTIEVIKPNNMSIVSFISKVENIELDSTFRKKLIIDVNRESIITGGDVVISPITIARDTFTIRINKSDLSEENWNNPSVNKGEDIGDDVRIANKPVIDINNAMINTKKDPTISDLVRSMKVMKVPMNEIIDTIKMIKEMGAIDVDIELRG